One genomic region from Longimicrobium sp. encodes:
- a CDS encoding TraR/DksA C4-type zinc finger protein: MDRTELEAIERLLLRERDKTLRSLGRFAEQSKLTRESADNDLSSYSFHMADQGTDAMEREKSFLFASKEGRYLYRVEEALRRLYNSPEEFGICHSCGNPIPFARLEALPHARYCLDCKMREEQAA; the protein is encoded by the coding sequence ATGGATCGGACCGAGCTCGAAGCGATCGAGCGCCTGCTCCTGCGGGAGCGCGACAAGACCCTGCGTTCGCTCGGCCGCTTCGCGGAGCAGAGCAAGCTCACGCGCGAGAGCGCCGACAACGACCTCTCCAGCTACTCGTTCCACATGGCCGACCAGGGCACGGACGCCATGGAGCGCGAGAAGTCGTTCCTGTTCGCCAGCAAGGAAGGCCGGTACCTGTACCGCGTGGAAGAGGCGCTGCGGCGGCTGTACAACAGCCCCGAGGAGTTCGGCATCTGCCATTCGTGCGGCAACCCGATCCCGTTCGCGCGGCTCGAGGCGCTCCCGCACGCCCGGTACTGCCTGGACTGCAAGATGCGCGAGGAGCAGGCGGCGTAA
- the rseP gene encoding RIP metalloprotease RseP, translating to MLTIVSTVVGLSLLILVHELGHFFAAKAVNIQVPRFSLGFGKRLAGFRVGETEFVVSAIPLGGYVKMAGMEDDEAAEALEGSGEGYVVDPERTFDSKPLWARALVITAGVIMNLVFAFAVFTTLPLIYGEPVTPVTRVSIAPAAELAGPGRELAVVPDGATLTQVGTKPVTVWEDVYDALRKAPAGPVQLRFSDAAPVTLNLPAARKPRRQMLNQLLPYRPAIIGEVITGLPAARAGIRPGDRVTQAGGQPVHSWDQLVAIIHTHGGKPLPLVVERDGKPLALTVTPTSSPDTNALGERVTVGKIGAAPGPMPDKHRPASVGTAVRIGARSTWNASVLIVGILKKLFTGEISPRNMGGLLSIGEASGQTAAMGLEVWLTFLALFSVNLAVLNLLPIPILDGGHLMFLGFEAVRGRPLSIEARIRLSQVGLVIVVALMIWANGNDIARIVFGR from the coding sequence GTGCTGACAATCGTCTCGACCGTCGTCGGTCTTTCGCTCCTGATCCTGGTCCACGAGCTGGGGCACTTCTTCGCCGCCAAGGCGGTGAACATCCAGGTGCCCCGCTTCTCGCTGGGCTTCGGCAAGCGCCTGGCCGGCTTCCGCGTCGGCGAGACGGAGTTCGTCGTCTCCGCCATCCCCCTGGGCGGCTACGTGAAGATGGCGGGGATGGAGGACGACGAGGCCGCCGAGGCGCTGGAGGGAAGCGGCGAGGGCTACGTCGTCGACCCCGAGCGCACCTTCGACTCCAAGCCGCTGTGGGCGCGCGCGCTGGTGATCACCGCCGGGGTGATCATGAACCTGGTGTTCGCCTTCGCCGTCTTCACCACCCTCCCACTGATCTACGGCGAGCCGGTGACGCCGGTGACGCGCGTCTCCATCGCGCCCGCGGCGGAGTTGGCGGGCCCGGGGCGCGAGCTGGCGGTGGTTCCCGACGGCGCCACGCTCACGCAGGTGGGGACGAAGCCGGTGACGGTGTGGGAGGACGTGTACGACGCGCTGCGGAAGGCGCCCGCCGGCCCGGTGCAGCTGCGCTTCTCCGACGCGGCGCCGGTGACGCTGAACCTGCCCGCGGCCAGGAAGCCGCGCCGGCAGATGCTGAACCAGCTCCTCCCCTACCGGCCGGCGATCATCGGCGAGGTGATCACCGGGCTGCCGGCCGCGCGCGCCGGGATCAGGCCGGGCGACCGGGTGACGCAGGCGGGCGGGCAACCCGTGCACTCGTGGGACCAGCTGGTCGCCATCATCCACACCCACGGCGGCAAGCCGCTGCCGCTGGTGGTGGAGCGCGACGGCAAGCCGCTGGCGCTCACCGTCACCCCCACGTCGTCGCCCGACACCAACGCCCTGGGCGAGCGGGTGACGGTGGGGAAGATCGGCGCGGCGCCGGGGCCGATGCCCGACAAGCATCGCCCCGCGTCGGTGGGCACGGCGGTGCGGATCGGCGCGCGCTCGACGTGGAACGCGTCGGTGCTGATCGTGGGGATCCTGAAGAAGCTGTTCACCGGCGAGATCTCGCCGCGCAACATGGGCGGCCTGCTGTCCATCGGCGAGGCGTCGGGGCAGACGGCCGCGATGGGGCTGGAGGTGTGGCTCACCTTCCTGGCGCTCTTCTCGGTGAACCTGGCGGTGCTGAACCTGCTGCCCATCCCCATCCTCGACGGCGGGCACCTGATGTTCCTGGGTTTCGAGGCGGTGCGCGGCCGGCCGCTTTCCATCGAGGCGCGCATCCGCCTGTCGCAGGTGGGGCTGGTGATCGTGGTGGCGCTGATGATCTGGGCCAACGGCAACGACATCGCCCGCATCGTCTTCGGCCGGTAA